A genome region from Schistocerca nitens isolate TAMUIC-IGC-003100 chromosome 4, iqSchNite1.1, whole genome shotgun sequence includes the following:
- the LOC126253599 gene encoding cuticle protein 16.5-like isoform X1 has translation MNTLIVLSAVLTVAVAKPGYLGAAPAAVVASAAYAAPAVVAAPAHAGYAAYGPAPVAVRSDGYLLDTPAVAATRAAHLTAVAQTQARDAVVNGAAALAAHAYAAHAYAAPAVAYAAPAPVAYAAPAAYAAHGALATAAHLQAKAALLG, from the exons ATGAACACCCTG ATCGTCCTGAGCGCCGTCCTGACCGTCGCTGTGGCTAAGCCCGGCTACctgggcgccgcccccgccgcagtGGTAGCCTCCgctgcctacgccgcccccgctgtgGTGGCCGCCCCCGCGCACGCCGGCTACGCCGCCTACGGCCCCGCCCCCGTCGCCGTGCGCTCAGACGGCTACCTGCTGGACACCCCTGCCGTCGCCGCCACCAGGGCCGCCCACCTGACCGCCGTCGCCCAGACTCAGGCCCGTGACGCCGTCGTCAACGGCGCCGCCGCCCTGGCCGCCCACGCCTACGCGGCCCACGCTTACGCCGCCCCTGCCGTTGCGTATGCCGCTCCTGCTCCcgtggcctacgccgcccccgctgccTACGCCGCCCATGGCGCTCTCGCCACCGCCGCCCATCTCCAAGCTAAGGCTGCTCTGCTGGGCTGA